The proteins below come from a single Trachemys scripta elegans isolate TJP31775 chromosome 16, CAS_Tse_1.0, whole genome shotgun sequence genomic window:
- the AKT2 gene encoding RAC-beta serine/threonine-protein kinase, translating into MNDVSVVKEGWLHKRGEYIKTWRPRYFLLKSDGSFIGYKERPETSDHSLPPLNNFSVAECQLMKTERPRPNTFVIRCLQWTTVIERTFHVDSPDEREEWMHAIQTVANSLKNQEPEEDTMDYKCGSPTDTTGAEEMEVAVTKTRAKATMNDFDYLKLLGKGTFGKVILVREKATGRYYAMKILRKEVIIAKDEVAHTVTESRVLQNSRHPFLTALKYAFQTNDRLCFVMEYANGGELFFHLSRERVFTEERARFYGAEIVSALEYLHSRDVVYRDIKLENLMLDKDGHIKITDFGLCKEGITDGATMKTFCGTPEYLAPEVLEDNDYGRAVDWWGLGVVMYEMMCGRLPFYNQDHERLFELILMEEIRFPRTLSPEAKALLAGLLKKDPKQRLGGGPTDAKEVMEHRFFTAINWQDVVQKKLVPPFKPQVTSEIDTRYFDDEFTAQSITITPPDRYDSMDSLEADQRTHFPQFSYSASIRE; encoded by the exons ATGAACGACGTGTCAGTGGTCAAAGAAGGCTGGCTGCACAAGAGAG GGGAGTACATTAAAACATGGAGACCCAGGTACTTTCTTCTGAAAAGCGACGGCTCTTTCATTGGGTACAAGGAGCGGCCCGAGACGTCCGATCACAGCTTGCCACCTCTGAACAACTTCTCGGTCGCAG aatGCCAGCTGATGAAGACAGAGCGGCCCCGGCCGAACACTTTCGTCATTCGGTGCTTGCAGTGGACAACTGTCATCGAAAGAACCTTTCACGTGGACTCTCCGGACGAACG GGAGGAGTGGATGCACGCCATTCAGACCGTCGCCAACAGCTTAAAGAACCAGGAGCCCGAAGAAGACACGATGGATTACAAGTGCGGCTCCCCCACCGACACCACCGGGGCTGAGGAGATGGAAGTGGCCGTGACCAAGACCCGGGCGAAAGCA ACCATGAACGATTTCGACTACCTGAAACTCTTGGGGAAAGGCACCTTCGGCAAAGTGATCCTGGTGCGGGAAAAGGCCACTGGGCGCTATTACGCCATGAAGATCCTGCGGAAAGAAGTCATCATTGCAAAG GATGAGGTGGCACACACGGTTACAGAGAGCAGAGTGCTACAGAACAGCAGGCATCCCTTCCTGACG GCGCTGAAATACGCCTTTCAGACCAACGACCGGCTGTGCTTCGTGATGGAGTATGCCAACGGCGGAGAG CTGTTTTTCCACCTTTCGAGAGAGCGTGTGTTCACGGAGGAGCGAGCCCGTTTCTATGGTGCTGAGATTGTGTCGGCGCTGGAGTACCTGCACTCCAGGGACGTGGTCTACAGGGACATCAAG CTGGAGAACCTGATGCTGGATAAGGACGGCCACATAAAGATCACGGACTTCGGGCTTTGTAAGGAAGGCATAACGGACGGCGCCACCATGAAAACCTTTTGCGGGACGCCGGAGTACCTGGCCCCGGAG GTGCTGGAGGACAACGACTATGGGCGGGCTGTGGACTGGTGGGGGCTGGGCGTCGTCATGTACGAGATGATGTGTGGCCGCCTCCCGTTCTACAACCAGGACCACGAGCGGCTCTTCGAGCTGATCCTCATGGAGGAGATCCGCTTCCCCCGCACCCTCAGTCCCGAGGCCAAGGCCCTGCTGGCCGGGCTGCTCAAGAAGGACCCCAAGCAGAg GCTAGGCGGAGGGCCGACCGACGCCAAGGAGGTGATGGAGCACCGCTTCTTCACGGCCATCAACTGGCAAGACGTGGTTCAGAAGAAG CTCGTCCCACCATTTAAACCCCAAGTGACATCTGAGATCGACACGCGATACTTTGACGACGAGTTCACGGCGCAGTCGATCACCATCACGCCTCCTGACCGAT ATGACAGCATGGACTCCCTGGAGGCCGATCAGCGGACGCACTTCCCCCAGTTCTCCTACTCCGCCAGCATCCGAGAATAG